TTCCAGGAGCAACCGTTGCTGGGGGTCCATGGCGATGGCTTCGCGTGGGCTGATGCCGAAGAACGCCGAGTCGAACCCGGCGACGTCGTCCAGGAAGCCGCCCTCGGCGACGTAGGTCTTCCCGGCGGCGTCCGGGTCGGGATCGTAGAGCCCCTCGACGTCCCAACCTCGATCCACGGGGAAGCCCGACACCGCGTCGGTTCCCGAGTCCACCAGCCGCCACAGGTCCTCCGGGCCCGCGACCCCGCCAGGGAACCGGCAACTCATCGCCACGATCGCGATCGGCTCCTGCGCCGACTCCTCGACGTCACGCAGGCGTTTCCGGGTCCTGCCCAGCTCGGCAGTTACCTTGTTGAGGTAATCACGGAGCTTGGAGTTCTCTGGCATCTGTTTCCTAGGGCCTTTCCAGGGGTCCTGACGCGGGTGTACGCATGCCAGGAGATGCTGATATGCCGGGAGTCTTATCGAAATCGGGATTTTCGGGCAGATTGACGGGGACTTTCGGGCAAGTGGAACGCTCCTCAGGCGGGCGCGGAAAAGAGCTCAGCGCAAGGAAAACACAAGTAAACAGTGTGGGCGAATAGTGAGTCAGTCATAACCTGTGGCGGCGTCTCTCGGCTGAGACCTCAAAGTGGACTATAGGCGGTCTTCGGTGGCATCAGGCCGGGGAAGTTTGTCAATGAAGAGCGTTGTCAGTGGTCACGGGCATGACTGTGATTTGCTCCACATGGTGAATAGTGATCGGCCGATTACTGTCTGACATGAGGGAGCGGCTCCCAGCTCACGGGCATCCGCAGGGGACTACGAGCAGTCACTAGGTGGGACGCAACGTGATATTCCACTTGGAATGGCACGTGTCATCGGGGCCCGTAGTGACCCTGTTAAGGCTAGGTGAAGGTGAGCGCGTGCCGGAATAGGGCGTGCGGTGAACGGGCGCAGGTTATTGCTGCTCAGGTTCGGAGTTGTAGGCCAGTCCAGTGCGGTGAGTGGTACAACTGATTGAGGCGGAAGCGGGGATGTGTAAGGACTGTTTGATTGACAAACTTCTCGCCGCACGGTATGAAGATTTAACCGATCGAGTCCGCGTTACCCGAGGGTTAATTTAAGGATTTATCAGCCTTGTTCCGCCGACTGTCCCCGCTGCCCGTGACATTGTTCGAAACGCACCCAGGGTGATTTAGAGTGAGAGGTACCCGGTGACCACTGCAGCACGGCCGGACGCGATCCTGCCCGACGGCCCCTCTGGTCAGCGTCTGGTGAAAGCCCTGACCTACACCCTTAACCCGGACCGAACACTGCACCGCTACCAGGCCCGCTACGGGTCCGCCTTCAGCATCGACGCGTTCGGGTTCGGTCGGATGGTGGTGCTGACCGACCCGGCCGAGGTGAAGCAGATCCTGCAGGCCACCCAAGACGTCATCGACCTGGCCGACATCGGCGTCGACCGAGCACTCGGTCACGGTTCGCTGTTCGCCACGTACGGCGACGCGCACCGCCGCGACCGCAAACTCCTCACCCCGCCGCTGCACGGCAACCGCCTGCGCGCGTACGAGAAGATGATCGAACGGGCCGCCGAGTGCGAGATGGCCACCTGGCCTGAGGGCAAGCCTTTTCCCGCCCTGCCGTCGATGATGCGGATAACGCTCGACGTCATCCTGGACGCGGTGTTCGGCGCCGAGGGCGCCGAACTCGAGGAACTGCGCCGGATGCTGCCGCCGATGGTGCAGCGCGGCACCCTTCTCGCGTTCCTGCCGAAATTCCAGCGGCTTCTGGGCTCACACGGCCCGTGGGCACGTTTCCAACGCGAACGGGCCCGGTTCGACGTCCTCATGGCCAGGCTGATCGACCAGGCCACGCCCGTCCTCGACACCCGCGACGATGTGCTCGCCATGCTCTTGCAGGCGCGGTACGACGACGGTTCCCCGATGAGCCATGCCCAGATCTCCGATCAGATGCTGACCCTGATGGCGGCCGGCCACGAGACCACCGCGACCACGCTGGCCTGGGCCGTCGAACGGATCCGGCGCCAAGAAGGGCTCTCCGACCGGCTTGCCGCCGAGGTCGACGAGGGCGGGTCGGCGCTGCGCGACTCCACACTGCTCGAAGTGCAGCGGGTGCGACCCGTGGTCAACCTGGTCAACAGGGAGGTGCGGGCCGAGAACCTGGAGATCGGGCGTTGGCGGCTGCCACGCGGCACGGTTGTCGGCATTCCCGTCGGCCTGCTGCACGACGACTCGAACCTGTTCGGCGACCCGTCCACGTTCAACCCGGACCGCTTCGTCGGAGCCAAGCCGAACACCTACCAGTGGATTCCGTTCGGTGGCGGCGTCCGGCGCTGTATCGGTGCCAACTTCGCGACGCTGGAGATGAACGTGGTGCTGCGCACCATGTTCCGCGACTTCATCGTCGAACCGACCACCGACGGACCGGAACGCCGGGTGACACGCGGCATCGCGGCCGCCCCCGGCAAGGGCGGCATGATGATCGTCCGGCGCCGCAACTGACCAGTTGTTCCCGTGATCTTCCACCGGCCGGGTGCCTCCCTTCGAGTTGACGGTCCTGGGCATGGGCACAGTCGCCCCGTAGGCCTGGGCCGCTCCGAGCGGTGGGCATCGTGAGGGCGGTTCGCCAGCAGGTCCTCGCCAGCAGCACCCGATCGGCCAGGTCGAGCCGTCGCCGTCGTGTCCGGTCACCATGCGGACCTGGTCTGGTTGCGACCGGCCCACCCGACCCGGAAGCCGAAATGACCTGCTTTCGACCATGATCACCGATCGCCCGTGCCGGCTGGTCACCGAGTAACAAGACATCCCTTGGCACTCACCCGCCGTCGTTCCGCTGAATAGGGAGACCTTCTGTGCCCAGCCAAGAAGAGTTGGTGAACTACCTCAAGCGGGTCACCACGGAGTTGCTCGACGCCCGTCGCCAGCTCCAGGAGAACGACAGCGCGCAGCGTGAGCCGATCGCGATCGTGGCGATGAGTTGTCGGTTCCCTGGCGGGGTGGCCAGTCCGGAGGACCTGTGGCGGCTGGTGGACTCGGGAACCGACGCGGTGTCGGGCTTCCCCGTGGATCGAGGTTGGGACGTCGAGGGGCTCTACGATCCCGATCCGGACGCCGTCGGGAAGAGCTATGTCGCCGAGGGTGGCTTCTTGGATGATGTCGCCGGGTTCGACTCGGCGTTCTTCGGCATCAGCCCACGCGAAGCCGTGGCGATGGAC
This Actinoalloteichus hymeniacidonis DNA region includes the following protein-coding sequences:
- a CDS encoding cytochrome P450, whose product is MTTAARPDAILPDGPSGQRLVKALTYTLNPDRTLHRYQARYGSAFSIDAFGFGRMVVLTDPAEVKQILQATQDVIDLADIGVDRALGHGSLFATYGDAHRRDRKLLTPPLHGNRLRAYEKMIERAAECEMATWPEGKPFPALPSMMRITLDVILDAVFGAEGAELEELRRMLPPMVQRGTLLAFLPKFQRLLGSHGPWARFQRERARFDVLMARLIDQATPVLDTRDDVLAMLLQARYDDGSPMSHAQISDQMLTLMAAGHETTATTLAWAVERIRRQEGLSDRLAAEVDEGGSALRDSTLLEVQRVRPVVNLVNREVRAENLEIGRWRLPRGTVVGIPVGLLHDDSNLFGDPSTFNPDRFVGAKPNTYQWIPFGGGVRRCIGANFATLEMNVVLRTMFRDFIVEPTTDGPERRVTRGIAAAPGKGGMMIVRRRN